A genomic window from Terrisporobacter glycolicus ATCC 14880 = DSM 1288 includes:
- a CDS encoding uracil-xanthine permease family protein, whose product MNKKVIYQLDGRPKLTEAIPLGLQHILAMFVGNVTPLIIISNVLSLDASTKALLIQCAMFVSGIVTLIQCYPLGPIGAKLPIVMGTSFGFVPAATAIGVKYGIEGILGACLIGALFQILVGGLVLKHIRKYFPPVVTGIVVLTMGIALLPTGVNYFAGGVGAADFASPSNLFLGTIVLITVIFFKQYTKGMLSISSVLIGLIVGYLVAIPMGKIDFSSLSQAAFVSVPVPFQLGFSFHMDAIIAMIFVYMVSTVETIGDTTAIANSGLDREASEKEIIGAVLADGIGSFLGAIFNVLPNTSFGQNVGIVAMTKIVNRFVVATGAFILIIAGIFPKVGALISLMPASVLGGASIVMFSMIVVSGIRLITTDKLTERNAMIIAVSLGLGLGVAYVPGFFDAFPESIQLIFGESKTVLPAILAVILNMVLPKEDMCEEKALTA is encoded by the coding sequence ATGAACAAGAAAGTAATTTATCAGCTAGACGGAAGACCTAAATTAACAGAAGCAATACCGTTAGGTTTGCAACATATCTTGGCAATGTTTGTAGGAAATGTTACGCCACTTATAATAATTTCAAATGTTTTAAGCCTGGATGCATCTACAAAGGCATTGTTAATACAATGTGCCATGTTTGTATCTGGTATAGTAACATTAATACAATGTTATCCACTTGGGCCAATAGGAGCAAAGCTTCCTATAGTAATGGGAACTAGTTTTGGTTTTGTACCTGCTGCTACAGCAATAGGTGTTAAATATGGGATAGAGGGAATATTAGGAGCTTGCTTAATAGGAGCACTATTTCAGATATTAGTGGGTGGATTAGTATTAAAGCATATAAGAAAATATTTCCCGCCAGTAGTTACAGGGATAGTAGTTTTAACTATGGGAATCGCACTTTTACCAACTGGAGTTAATTATTTTGCAGGTGGTGTAGGAGCAGCCGACTTTGCTTCACCATCAAATTTATTTTTAGGAACAATCGTACTTATAACAGTTATATTTTTTAAACAATATACTAAAGGAATGCTTAGTATATCATCAGTACTTATCGGATTAATAGTTGGATACTTAGTAGCTATACCTATGGGTAAAATAGATTTTTCTTCTTTATCTCAGGCAGCATTTGTATCTGTACCAGTACCATTCCAATTAGGATTTTCATTCCATATGGATGCTATAATAGCAATGATATTTGTATATATGGTTTCAACAGTAGAAACTATAGGAGATACAACGGCCATTGCAAACTCTGGTCTTGATCGTGAAGCTAGTGAGAAAGAAATAATTGGAGCGGTTTTAGCAGATGGTATAGGAAGTTTCTTAGGAGCTATATTTAATGTACTTCCAAATACGTCTTTTGGTCAAAATGTTGGTATAGTAGCTATGACAAAAATAGTTAATAGATTTGTTGTTGCTACAGGAGCTTTCATATTAATAATAGCAGGTATATTCCCAAAAGTAGGAGCTCTTATATCTTTAATGCCAGCTAGTGTATTGGGAGGAGCTTCTATAGTAATGTTCTCTATGATAGTAGTAAGTGGTATAAGACTTATAACTACTGATAAATTAACTGAAAGAAATGCAATGATAATTGCTGTGTCATTAGGATTAGGACTTGGAGTTGCTTATGTTCCAGGATTCTTTGATGCTTTTCCAGAGTCTATACAATTAATATTTGGAGAATCTAAAACTGTATTACCTGCCATACTAGCAGTAATACTTAATATGGTTTTACCTAAAGAAGACATGTGCGAAGAAAAAGCACTTACTGCATAA
- a CDS encoding ATP-binding protein codes for MLSIYNKISDYIVVLNYVGEIIFCNESFLKRLNYIKEDVLNLNILKIIKSKENNVINELIEIEDKSKILDFCSKSNEIVKVNSNITIEYFNNEKSIFIVGNEVNSKPYTMEMLEDILENIKISTFVINKDGKYLYANKSFANMFNLTREDIIGKYNSNYWQNEICEGFEVNNREVFENKRPKVFHEKLVVDDNIQWNKSYKCPVYDENEKFKYIVATSEKINLSKNVSEDLYKNFNKTIIKSDYNDIKGSNTDLRKILSNIGQRILEHTQADGLSILMYDNHKEGLIPFIKLKNSNKYLESLKFIPCKIDELYSNKNKNYFNILYSKSKIKNLPIWEKICMDDLNYAGNYRIELSNEFIGIIVLSYNNNNSPKYNYDEFMKHICNKIAMIVKNVRLSNQVFVENKMRKYTEKELEQYLKVSADLVSMVGKDTYFKRVSPNWYNVLGWTEDELLSMPIKDIVHPEEVECFKNKNYADKDGEITRHVIRFRHKKGHYVHLEWSSMYISNQEVYVTSARDITKKLETEKEKRKLQEAVQLEIVKNEFFSNISHEFRTPINILIGTMQLINKNIEKNNIDVENLKKHLNYIKQNSYRLLRLVNNLIDISKMDTGVYELRSSNQNIINVIEDITLSVAEYTKNNNINLIFDTNVEELITFCDPDKIERIMLNLLSNAVKFTPENGCIKVDVNATEKDVIVSVYDTGIGIPEDKLDIIFDRFGQVDGSFNRMCEGSGIGLSLVKNLVEMHGGKVHVKSRVNEGSQFTFTIPIILKEENNKDYDSDRKFKHVERCDIEFSDIYSV; via the coding sequence ATGTTATCAATATACAATAAAATTAGTGACTATATTGTTGTACTAAACTATGTCGGGGAGATAATTTTTTGTAATGAAAGTTTTTTAAAACGATTGAATTACATTAAAGAAGATGTATTAAATTTGAATATTTTAAAAATAATAAAAAGCAAAGAAAATAATGTTATAAATGAGCTTATAGAAATAGAAGATAAAAGTAAAATTTTAGATTTTTGTTCAAAATCTAATGAAATAGTTAAAGTTAATTCCAATATTACAATAGAATATTTTAATAATGAGAAAAGTATTTTTATAGTAGGTAATGAAGTAAACTCAAAACCCTATACAATGGAAATGTTAGAAGATATTTTAGAGAATATTAAGATTTCTACGTTTGTGATAAACAAGGATGGGAAGTATTTATATGCTAATAAATCATTTGCAAATATGTTCAATTTGACAAGAGAAGATATTATAGGAAAATATAATAGTAATTATTGGCAAAATGAAATTTGTGAAGGATTTGAAGTGAATAATAGAGAAGTATTTGAGAATAAAAGACCTAAAGTATTTCACGAAAAACTTGTAGTTGATGATAATATTCAGTGGAATAAAAGTTACAAATGTCCAGTATATGATGAAAATGAAAAATTTAAATACATAGTGGCTACATCCGAAAAAATTAATTTATCAAAAAATGTATCAGAAGACCTATACAAGAACTTTAATAAAACAATAATTAAAAGTGATTACAATGACATTAAGGGAAGTAATACTGATTTGAGGAAAATACTAAGTAATATTGGACAACGGATACTAGAACATACCCAGGCAGATGGTTTATCAATACTTATGTATGACAATCATAAAGAAGGTTTAATACCATTCATAAAATTAAAAAATTCTAATAAATATCTTGAAAGTTTAAAATTTATACCATGTAAAATAGATGAATTATACTCGAATAAAAATAAAAATTATTTCAATATTCTGTACTCTAAGTCAAAAATAAAAAACTTACCAATTTGGGAGAAAATATGTATGGATGATTTGAACTATGCAGGTAACTATAGAATAGAGTTGAGTAATGAATTTATTGGAATTATAGTTTTAAGTTATAATAATAATAATTCACCTAAATATAACTATGATGAATTTATGAAACATATATGTAATAAAATAGCCATGATTGTTAAAAATGTTAGGCTTTCAAATCAGGTATTTGTTGAAAATAAAATGCGTAAGTATACTGAAAAAGAGCTAGAACAGTACTTAAAAGTTTCTGCTGATTTAGTATCCATGGTTGGAAAAGATACATATTTTAAAAGAGTTAGTCCAAACTGGTATAATGTTTTAGGTTGGACAGAAGACGAATTATTATCAATGCCAATAAAAGATATTGTTCATCCTGAAGAGGTGGAGTGTTTTAAAAATAAAAATTATGCAGATAAAGATGGTGAGATCACTAGACATGTTATTCGATTTCGACATAAGAAAGGCCACTATGTTCATCTTGAATGGAGTAGCATGTACATATCTAATCAAGAAGTATATGTGACTTCGGCAAGAGATATTACAAAAAAATTAGAAACAGAAAAAGAAAAAAGAAAATTACAAGAAGCTGTTCAATTAGAAATTGTGAAAAATGAATTTTTTTCAAATATATCTCATGAATTTAGGACACCAATAAATATATTAATAGGTACGATGCAACTTATTAATAAAAATATTGAAAAAAATAATATCGATGTAGAAAATTTAAAGAAGCATCTTAATTATATAAAGCAAAACTCTTATAGATTATTAAGATTAGTTAATAATTTAATAGATATAAGTAAGATGGATACAGGAGTATATGAGCTAAGATCATCCAATCAAAATATTATAAATGTAATTGAGGATATAACTCTTTCTGTGGCAGAATACACAAAAAATAATAATATAAATCTTATATTTGATACAAATGTTGAAGAGTTGATTACTTTTTGTGATCCAGATAAGATAGAAAGAATAATGCTTAATCTTTTATCAAATGCTGTAAAATTTACACCGGAGAATGGATGTATTAAGGTTGATGTTAATGCTACTGAAAAGGATGTAATTGTTTCAGTTTATGATACTGGTATAGGTATTCCAGAGGATAAATTAGATATTATATTTGATAGGTTTGGGCAAGTTGATGGTTCATTTAATAGGATGTGTGAAGGTAGTGGTATAGGATTATCATTAGTTAAAAACTTGGTGGAAATGCATGGAGGAAAAGTTCATGTGAAAAGCAGGGTTAATGAAGGATCTCAGTTTACATTTACAATTCCTATTATATTAAAAGAAGAAAATAATAAAGACTATGATTCTGATAGAAAATTTAAGCACGTGGAAAGATGTGATATAGAATTTTCAGATATATATAGTGTGTAA
- a CDS encoding NADH peroxidase, which yields MKKFVCTVCGYIYEGETAPEVCPVCKVGAEKFEEMKGEMNWADEHRIGVAQGIDEEIVEGLRANFVGECTEVGMYLAMSRQADREGHPEVAEAYKRIAFEEAEHAAKFAELLGEVVVADTKKNLEARVEAEYGATEGKLKIAKRAKELGLDAIHDTVHEMCKDEARHGKAFLGLLERHFGK from the coding sequence ATGAAAAAATTTGTTTGTACAGTATGTGGTTATATATATGAAGGAGAAACTGCTCCAGAAGTATGTCCAGTATGTAAAGTAGGAGCTGAAAAGTTCGAAGAAATGAAAGGTGAAATGAATTGGGCTGACGAGCATAGAATAGGTGTAGCTCAAGGGATTGACGAAGAAATAGTTGAAGGGTTAAGAGCTAACTTCGTTGGAGAATGTACAGAAGTAGGAATGTACTTGGCTATGTCAAGACAAGCTGATAGAGAAGGACATCCAGAAGTTGCAGAAGCGTACAAGAGAATAGCTTTCGAAGAAGCAGAACATGCTGCTAAATTTGCTGAATTATTAGGAGAAGTAGTTGTTGCTGATACTAAGAAAAACTTAGAAGCTAGAGTTGAAGCAGAATATGGAGCTACTGAAGGTAAATTAAAAATAGCTAAGAGAGCTAAAGAGTTAGGATTAGATGCTATACATGATACAGTTCATGAAATGTGTAAAGATGAAGCTAGACACGGTAAAGCATTCTTAGGATTATTAGAAAGACATTTTGGAAAATAA
- a CDS encoding xanthine dehydrogenase family protein molybdopterin-binding subunit, whose amino-acid sequence MKIVGKGIEKIDGMSIATGKPVYTDDLAAKEALVVKILRSPHPYAVIEEIDIKRAMMVPGVECVLTYKDVPQNKFTLAGQSFPEPSPYDRLILDKTVRYVGDEVAIIAAKDEKTAIKAMRMIKVKYNVLTPVMDMEKAIDNESIVHTDDLHCNFDIGMERERNIVSKHLYEKGNIEEELSKCDIVVEDTYYTQAQSHGMMETYRAYNYLDHMGRLVVVSSTQIPFHVRRHVARALDIPSSKVRVIKPRIGGGFGGKQTACVEIFSALVTLKTGKPAKIIYDRKETFTCTTSRHAMKLNVKVGADKDGTIKVIDIDALSDTGAYGEHASTTFGLVGEKTMPMYGKLKAARFKGNVVYTNKTPSGAFRGYGATQGCFAVEATINKLATKLNMDPVDVRLKNIIKEGEISPAYDKHLNSVALDRCIKKGKELIKWDEKYPSREISPTKVRSVGMALTMQGSGIAGIDTASIEIKLNDDGNYTLLTGSTDMGTGSDTILAQMCAEILETTMDKIVVNSADTDSSPYDPGSYASSTTYVTGMAVVKAATELKNKIVNLGSERLGLNKEDVEFDGNFVKSLDGDKSISVFELAVDVTVGPNKNQLIGYATHGSPVSPPPFIAGFVETEIDKETGKVDIIDYVAVVDCGTVINKNLAKIQVEGGIAQGIGMALYEEVVYTSKGELASNTFMQYKIPTRKDVGNIVVDFEESYEPTGPFGAKSVGEVVVNTPCPAIENAIYNGIGINLNTLPMTPEKVFMAMMEK is encoded by the coding sequence ATGAAAATAGTAGGTAAAGGCATAGAAAAAATAGATGGAATGTCAATAGCTACTGGTAAACCAGTATACACAGATGATTTAGCAGCTAAGGAAGCCTTAGTAGTTAAAATACTTAGAAGTCCACATCCTTATGCAGTTATAGAAGAAATAGATATAAAAAGAGCCATGATGGTACCCGGAGTTGAATGTGTTTTAACATACAAAGATGTTCCACAAAATAAATTTACTTTAGCAGGGCAATCATTTCCAGAACCATCTCCTTACGACAGATTAATATTAGATAAAACAGTAAGATATGTGGGAGATGAAGTAGCTATAATAGCAGCAAAAGACGAAAAAACTGCAATAAAAGCTATGAGGATGATAAAAGTTAAGTACAATGTATTAACTCCAGTAATGGACATGGAAAAAGCTATAGACAATGAAAGTATAGTACATACAGATGATTTACATTGTAACTTTGATATAGGAATGGAAAGAGAGAGAAATATAGTATCTAAACATTTATATGAAAAAGGCAATATAGAAGAAGAATTATCAAAATGTGATATAGTTGTAGAAGACACATATTATACTCAAGCACAATCTCATGGGATGATGGAAACTTATAGAGCTTACAACTACTTAGATCATATGGGAAGATTGGTTGTAGTAAGTTCTACACAAATACCTTTTCATGTAAGAAGACATGTAGCAAGGGCTTTAGATATACCATCAAGCAAAGTGAGAGTTATTAAGCCAAGAATAGGTGGAGGTTTTGGTGGTAAACAAACGGCATGTGTGGAAATATTTTCTGCATTAGTTACTTTAAAAACAGGAAAACCAGCCAAAATAATATATGATAGAAAAGAAACTTTTACATGTACAACATCTAGACATGCAATGAAACTAAATGTAAAAGTTGGGGCAGATAAAGATGGAACAATAAAAGTTATAGATATAGATGCTCTATCAGATACAGGAGCATATGGAGAACATGCTTCTACTACATTTGGACTAGTTGGAGAAAAAACTATGCCTATGTATGGAAAGTTAAAAGCTGCTAGATTTAAAGGAAATGTAGTATATACTAATAAAACGCCATCAGGAGCATTTAGAGGATATGGAGCTACTCAAGGATGTTTTGCAGTTGAAGCAACTATAAATAAGTTAGCAACTAAATTAAATATGGATCCAGTAGATGTTAGGCTTAAAAACATAATAAAAGAAGGAGAGATATCTCCAGCTTATGATAAGCACTTAAATAGTGTTGCATTAGATAGATGTATTAAAAAAGGTAAAGAACTTATAAAATGGGATGAAAAATATCCATCTAGAGAAATATCTCCTACAAAAGTAAGAAGTGTTGGAATGGCACTTACTATGCAGGGCTCTGGAATAGCAGGAATAGACACAGCATCCATAGAAATAAAATTAAATGATGATGGGAACTACACATTACTTACTGGTTCTACAGATATGGGAACAGGGAGTGATACTATCCTTGCTCAAATGTGTGCGGAAATTTTAGAAACTACAATGGACAAAATAGTAGTAAACTCGGCAGATACAGATTCTTCACCATATGATCCAGGTTCTTATGCATCAAGTACTACTTATGTTACAGGTATGGCTGTAGTAAAAGCTGCAACAGAACTAAAAAATAAGATAGTAAATCTTGGTTCAGAAAGATTAGGACTTAATAAAGAAGATGTGGAGTTTGACGGAAATTTTGTAAAGTCACTGGATGGAGATAAATCCATATCAGTATTTGAATTAGCAGTAGACGTGACTGTTGGACCTAATAAAAACCAACTAATAGGATATGCTACTCATGGAAGTCCAGTTTCGCCACCACCATTTATAGCAGGATTTGTGGAAACAGAAATAGATAAAGAAACTGGAAAAGTTGATATAATAGACTATGTGGCAGTAGTTGACTGTGGAACAGTAATAAACAAAAACTTAGCAAAAATACAAGTAGAAGGTGGAATAGCTCAAGGTATAGGTATGGCATTATATGAAGAAGTTGTTTATACAAGTAAAGGTGAATTAGCATCTAATACATTTATGCAATATAAAATACCAACTAGAAAAGATGTGGGCAATATAGTAGTAGATTTTGAAGAAAGCTATGAGCCAACGGGGCCATTTGGTGCAAAATCTGTAGGTGAAGTTGTTGTAAATACACCATGTCCAGCAATAGAAAATGCAATTTATAATGGTATAGGCATAAATCTAAATACTTTACCTATGACACCAGAAAAAGTATTTATGGCCATGATGGAAAAGTAA
- a CDS encoding C40 family peptidase, with protein sequence MIFNKNTKNISKGIAVGMLATSIMPSVAINENVEASEVRSSKVVEVTCDALNVRTGSSTKHSIAGTVRKGTKLEYISTCSNGWYKVKYKGSTRYVSNKYSKLKGDSTSTSSSKTVQVTGSRVNIRSGAGTKYSIVDTVSKGTKLKYISRCSNGWYKVEYKGKTRYITDEYTKISGSTTTSDSIRKVGKVTASALNVRSGASTKHSVKKTIKKNSVVGVISSYSNGWSKVKLSSSTTGYVSTKYLKVYAGDSNDIKVSYTSSSSSSSSNKPSSNSKLDKVLSTVKAQVGKPYVYGAAGPNSFDCSGLTYYAYKKAGIYLNRTSRDQAKNGKHVSKSNLKAGDLVFFNSGTNSIRHVGMYVGNGKFIHSPSPGKSVKYEKLSTSYYVKGYVTGRRIIY encoded by the coding sequence ATGATTTTTAACAAAAATACAAAAAATATTTCAAAAGGAATAGCTGTAGGTATGCTAGCTACAAGCATTATGCCATCAGTAGCTATAAATGAAAATGTAGAAGCTAGTGAAGTTAGGAGTAGCAAAGTTGTAGAAGTTACATGTGATGCTCTTAATGTTAGAACAGGATCTAGTACGAAACATTCTATAGCAGGTACAGTAAGAAAAGGAACAAAACTTGAATATATATCAACATGCAGTAATGGATGGTATAAGGTTAAATATAAAGGTAGCACTAGATATGTAAGTAATAAATATTCAAAATTAAAAGGTGATTCAACTTCAACTTCTAGTTCAAAAACTGTGCAAGTTACAGGAAGTAGAGTTAATATAAGAAGTGGAGCTGGAACAAAATATTCTATAGTAGATACAGTAAGTAAGGGAACAAAACTTAAATACATATCAAGATGCAGTAATGGTTGGTATAAGGTTGAGTACAAAGGAAAAACAAGATATATTACTGATGAATATACTAAAATTTCAGGATCAACAACTACATCAGATTCAATAAGAAAAGTAGGTAAGGTTACAGCGTCAGCACTGAATGTAAGATCAGGTGCTTCAACTAAACATAGTGTTAAAAAAACAATTAAAAAGAATAGTGTTGTTGGTGTAATATCATCGTATAGTAATGGATGGTCTAAGGTAAAACTATCAAGTTCAACTACAGGATATGTATCAACTAAATACTTAAAGGTGTATGCTGGAGACTCAAATGACATAAAAGTAAGTTATACGTCATCGTCTTCCTCATCATCTTCTAATAAGCCATCAAGTAATTCGAAACTTGATAAAGTATTATCTACTGTTAAAGCACAAGTAGGTAAACCATATGTTTATGGTGCTGCAGGACCTAATTCTTTTGATTGTTCAGGGCTTACATATTATGCTTATAAAAAAGCAGGAATTTATTTAAATAGAACATCTAGAGATCAAGCCAAAAATGGAAAACATGTAAGCAAAAGTAATTTAAAAGCAGGTGACTTGGTATTTTTTAATAGTGGAACAAATTCTATTAGACATGTGGGCATGTATGTTGGTAATGGTAAATTTATTCACTCACCAAGTCCAGGAAAATCCGTAAAATATGAAAAATTATCAACATCATATTATGTTAAAGGATATGTTACAGGAAGAAGAATAATCTATTAG
- a CDS encoding (2Fe-2S)-binding protein, with protein MLITMNVNGKKVDIDVEADEYLVDTLRRVGNLSVKRGCDTGCCGLCSIWIDGKPALSCSTLSVRANKKNITTIEGLQEEASEFAEILVKEGAEQCGFCSPGFIMTVIAMKRELENPSEEEIKHYLTGNLCRCTGYMGQLRAIKTYMGVK; from the coding sequence ATGTTAATCACAATGAATGTAAATGGAAAAAAAGTTGATATAGATGTGGAAGCTGACGAATATTTAGTAGATACACTAAGAAGAGTAGGAAATCTAAGTGTAAAAAGAGGTTGTGACACAGGATGTTGTGGTCTATGTAGTATATGGATAGATGGAAAACCAGCTTTATCATGTTCAACATTATCTGTAAGAGCTAATAAAAAAAATATTACAACAATAGAAGGTTTACAAGAAGAAGCAAGTGAATTTGCTGAGATACTTGTAAAAGAAGGTGCAGAGCAATGTGGTTTCTGTTCACCAGGATTTATAATGACTGTAATAGCTATGAAAAGAGAGTTAGAAAATCCAAGTGAAGAAGAAATAAAACATTATTTAACTGGAAATCTATGTAGATGTACAGGATATATGGGCCAACTTAGAGCAATAAAGACATATATGGGGGTAAAGTAA
- a CDS encoding LemA family protein has product MTGIIILVIAGVIVIWGVATYNKLVSLRMNVKEGFSTIDVFLKKRYDLIPNLVEIVKGYAAHEKETLQNVVQARGNAISSSPEDKSKYEGELSNALSRLLMISENYPDLKADNQFINLQKELQNIESEIEKSRRYYNGTVKNLNKTVQSVPSCIIASLFKFKEEPFFELENPEERENIKVKF; this is encoded by the coding sequence ATGACGGGGATTATTATTTTAGTAATAGCAGGTGTTATTGTAATATGGGGTGTTGCAACGTACAACAAGCTTGTATCACTTAGAATGAATGTAAAAGAAGGATTTTCTACTATAGACGTATTCTTAAAGAAAAGATACGACCTTATACCTAATTTAGTAGAAATAGTAAAAGGATATGCAGCTCATGAAAAGGAAACTTTGCAAAATGTAGTTCAGGCAAGAGGAAATGCCATTTCAAGTTCTCCAGAAGATAAGTCAAAATATGAAGGAGAATTATCTAATGCATTAAGTAGATTATTAATGATTTCTGAAAACTATCCAGATCTAAAAGCTGACAATCAGTTTATAAATTTACAAAAAGAATTACAAAATATAGAATCAGAAATTGAAAAATCAAGAAGATATTATAATGGAACAGTAAAAAATCTTAATAAAACAGTACAAAGTGTGCCAAGTTGTATAATTGCAAGCTTGTTTAAATTTAAGGAAGAACCTTTTTTTGAATTGGAAAATCCTGAAGAAAGAGAAAATATTAAGGTTAAATTCTAG
- the yqeC gene encoding selenium cofactor biosynthesis protein YqeC: MNLIDAFDIKNKDIITIVGAGGKTSLMFSASSLLRKNYKVLVTTTTNIYVPSGKFYDKMIMLSEIKDENYKKLIEKSNNGVYVIGNKIANNTVANKLKIKGLSFGVLDKIIPYFDIVIIESDGSKEKPLKGWKDSEPVVYDKTTKTVGVVDIKTIGLNINEDNIHRLDEFLEIINDEESQKVKIKHLKNLILNKSGLFKFSEGEKILLINKVEGIRDKRNSVLLTNKIKDENSSYINKFVYGSILQNEFLG; encoded by the coding sequence ATGAACTTAATTGACGCTTTTGATATAAAAAATAAAGACATAATAACTATTGTGGGAGCAGGGGGAAAAACATCTTTGATGTTCTCTGCTTCCTCTTTACTTAGAAAAAATTATAAGGTGTTAGTTACAACAACGACAAATATATACGTTCCAAGTGGAAAGTTTTATGACAAGATGATTATGCTAAGTGAAATAAAAGATGAGAATTATAAAAAACTAATAGAAAAAAGTAACAATGGAGTTTATGTGATAGGAAACAAAATAGCAAATAACACAGTGGCAAATAAGCTTAAGATAAAAGGTTTAAGCTTTGGAGTATTAGATAAAATAATACCTTACTTTGATATAGTAATAATAGAAAGTGATGGTTCAAAGGAAAAGCCACTAAAAGGATGGAAAGATTCGGAGCCTGTTGTTTATGATAAAACTACAAAAACTGTAGGAGTAGTAGATATTAAAACTATAGGATTAAATATTAATGAAGACAATATTCATAGACTAGATGAATTTTTGGAGATTATAAATGATGAAGAATCGCAAAAAGTAAAAATAAAACATTTAAAAAATCTTATCTTAAATAAAAGTGGATTATTTAAATTCTCTGAAGGAGAAAAAATTTTATTAATTAATAAAGTAGAAGGCATAAGAGATAAAAGAAATTCTGTTTTGCTTACAAATAAAATAAAAGATGAAAATTCATCCTATATTAATAAATTTGTATATGGAAGCATACTACAAAATGAATTTTTAGGTTAA
- a CDS encoding FAD binding domain-containing protein produces the protein MFTLMELVQPQSLEEAYEILTKRKNNIVIGGSAFLRMGKKRIGTGIDLSALNLNIIEESSDYIEIGAMTTLRDLEVSPILNKYFDGILPKAVRDIIGVQFRNVVTVGGSVFSRYGFSDLIVGLLALQTEVELYNGGRILLEEFLNKKYEKDILVKLYIKKNDTNAIYKCMRNSRSDYPILNAAVSKEDDNLKICVGARPQRATVAYKASEFLSENELNEENIIKASEIAAEELVFGSNIRASKEYRKAICKSLVKNALMEVSSC, from the coding sequence ATGTTTACACTAATGGAATTAGTGCAACCTCAGTCACTTGAAGAAGCTTATGAGATACTTACAAAAAGAAAAAACAATATAGTTATAGGAGGTAGTGCTTTCCTTAGAATGGGGAAAAAAAGAATAGGTACTGGGATAGATTTGTCTGCCTTAAACTTAAATATTATAGAAGAAAGTTCAGATTATATAGAAATAGGAGCTATGACTACACTAAGAGATTTAGAAGTTAGTCCTATATTAAATAAATACTTTGATGGAATTTTACCAAAGGCAGTTAGGGATATAATAGGTGTTCAATTTAGAAATGTAGTAACTGTTGGAGGAAGTGTATTCTCTAGATATGGTTTCTCTGACTTAATTGTAGGTTTACTTGCGCTACAAACAGAAGTAGAGTTATATAATGGAGGAAGAATACTGTTAGAAGAATTCCTTAATAAAAAATATGAAAAGGATATACTAGTTAAATTATATATAAAGAAAAACGATACAAATGCTATATATAAATGTATGAGAAATTCAAGAAGTGATTACCCTATATTAAATGCAGCTGTATCTAAAGAAGATGATAACTTAAAAATATGTGTAGGAGCTAGACCTCAAAGAGCAACTGTGGCTTATAAAGCAAGCGAGTTTTTATCAGAGAACGAATTAAATGAAGAAAATATAATAAAAGCAAGTGAAATAGCTGCTGAAGAATTAGTATTTGGTTCAAATATAAGAGCTAGCAAGGAATACAGAAAAGCTATATGTAAATCATTAGTTAAAAACGCTTTAATGGAGGTATCATCATGTTAA